A window of Hippoglossus stenolepis isolate QCI-W04-F060 chromosome 16, HSTE1.2, whole genome shotgun sequence contains these coding sequences:
- the LOC118123303 gene encoding myosin heavy chain, fast skeletal muscle: MSTDGEMQCYGPAAIYLRKPERERIEAQTAPFDAKTAYFVVDATEMYLKGKLVKKEGGKATVDTDCGKTLTVKEVDIHPRNPPKFDKLEDMAMMTHLNEPCVLYNLKERYASWMIYTYSGLFCVVVNPYKWLPVYDAIVVEGYKGKKRIEAPPHIFSISDNAYQFMLTDRENQSVLITGESGAGKTVNTKRVIQYFAIIAIATSKKAEQSAGKIKGSLEDQIIAANPLLEAYGNAKTIRNDNSSRFGKFIRIHFGTSGKLASADIETYLLEKSRVTFQLSAERSYHIFYQLMTGHKPELLEALLITTNPYDYHMVSQGEITVKSIDDVEEFIATDTAIDILGFTGEEKIGIYKLTGAVVHHGNMKFKQKQREEQAEPDGNEVADKIAYLLGLNSADMLKCLCYPRVKVGNEMVTKGQTVSQVNNSVSALCKSIYEKMFLWMVIRINEMLDTKQARQYYIGVLDIAGFEIFDYNSLEQLCINFTNEKLQQFFNHHMFVLEQEEYKKEGIEWEFIDFGMDLAACIELIEKPMGIFSILEEECMFPKASDTTFKNKLHDQHLGKTKAFEKPKPAKGKAEAHFSLVHYAGTVDYNITGWLEKNKDPLNDSVVQLYQKSSNKLLALLYASHFAADEAAAGKKGAKKKGGSFQTVSCLFRENLGKLMTNLRSTHPHFVRCLIPNETKTPGLMENFLVIHQLRCNGVLEGIRICRKGFPSRILYGDFKQRYKVLNASVIPEGQFIDNKKAAEKLLGSIDVDHTQYKFGHTKVFFKAGLLGTLEEMRDDKLATLVTMTQALCRGFVMRKVFAKMMERRESIYSIQYNIRSFMNVKNWPWMHLYFKIKPLLKSAETEKELSQMKENYDKMKTDLATALAKKKELEEKMVSLLQEKNDLQLQVASEGDNLSDAEERCEGLIKSKIQFEAKLKETTERLEDEEEINAELTAKKRKLEDECSELKKDIDDLELTLAKVEKEKHATENKVKNLTEEMASQDESIAKLTKEKKALQESHQQTLDDLQAEEDKVNTLTKAKTKLEQQVDDLEGSLEQEKKLRMDLERAKRKLEGDLKLAQESLMDLENDKQQSDEKIKKRDFEISQLLSKIEDEQSLAAQLQKKIKELQARIEELEEEIEAERAARAKVEKQRADLSRELEEISERLEEAGGATASQIEMNKKREAEFQKMRRDLEESTLQHEATASALRKKQADSVAELGEQIDNLQRVKQKLEKEKSEYKMEIDDLSSNMESVAKAKGNLEKMCRTLEDQLSELKSKNDENIRQLNDINAQRARLLTENGEFSRQLEEKEALVSQLTRGKQAYTQQIEELKRHIEEEVKAKNALAHAVQSSRHDCDLLREQFEEEQEAKAELQRGMSKANSEVAQWRSKYETDAIQRTEELEESKKKLAQRLQDAEESIEAVNSKCASLEKTKQRLQAEVEDLMIDVERANSLAANLDKKQRNFDKVLAEWKQKYEEGQSELEGSLKEARSLSTELFKMKNSYEESLDQLETLKRENKNLQQEISDLTEQLGETGKTIHELDKAKKSAESEKAEIQTALEEAEGTLEHEEAKILRIQLELNQIKGEVDRKLAEKDEEMEQIKRNSQRVMDSMQSALDAEVRSRNDALRVKKKMEGDLNEMEVQLSHANRQASEAQKQLRNVQGQLKDALLHLDDAVRGQEDMKEQVAMVERRNGLMVAEIEELRVALEQTERGRKVAEQELVDASERVGLLHSQNTSLLNTKKKLESDFVQVQGEVDDAVQEARNAEEKAKKAITDAAMMAEELKKEQDTSAHLERMKKNLEVTVKDLQHRLDEAENLAMKGGKKQLQKLESRVRELESEVEAEQRRGADAVKGVRKYERRVKELSYQAEEDKKNLTRLQDLVDKLQLKVKAYKRQAEDAEEQANTHMSRCRKVQNEMEEAQERADIAESQVNKMRVKSRDIGKSDSAE; encoded by the exons ATGAGCACAGACGGAGAAATGCAGTGCTATGGCCCGGCGGCCATCTACCTCCGGaagccagagagggagaggattgAGGCTCAAACTGCTCCGTTTGACGCCAAAACAGCCTACTTTGTGGTGGATGCCACTGAGATGTACCTCAAGGGTAAACTTGTGAAGAAAGAGGGGGGCAAAGCCACAGTTGACACAGATTGTGGAAAG ACTCTTACTGTCAAAGAGGTCGACATCCATCCCAGGAATCCTCCAAAGTTTGACAAGCTTGAGGACATGGCCATGATGACCCACCTCAACGAGCCTTGCGTGTTGTATAACCTCAAAGAGCGTTATGCATCATGGATGATCTAC ACCTACTCTGGCCTGTTCTGTGTCGTGGTGAACCCCTACAAGTGGCTTCCCGTGTACGATGCTATAGTTGTGGAAGGATACAAAGGCAAGAAGAGGATTGAGGCACCACCCCAcatcttctccatctctgaCAATGCCTATCAGTTCATGCTCACAG ATCGTGAGAACCAGTCTGTCCTTATCAC TGGAGAATCCGGTGCAGGAAAGACTGTCAACACCAAGCGTGTCATTCAGTACTTTGCAATTATTGCAATAGCAACAAGTAAGAAGGCTGAGCAATCAGCTGGCAAGATCAAG GGTTCGCTGGAAGATCAAATCATTGCAGCCAACCCTCTGCTGGAGGCTTACGGTAATGCCAAGACTATCAGGAATGACAACTCCTCTCGTTTT GGTAAATTCATCAGAATCCACTTCGGAACATCTGGCAAGCTGGCCTCAGCTGATATTGAAACAT ATCTGCTGGAGAAGTCCCGTGTCACCTTCCAGTTGTCTGCTGAGAGGAGCTACCATATCTTCTATCAGCTGATGACAGGCCACAAGCCTGAGCTGCTGG AGGCTCTTCTGATCACCACCAACCCCTATGACTACCACATGGTCAGTCAGGGTGAAATCACTGTCAAAAGCATCGATGATGTCGAGGAGTTCATTGCAACAGAT ACTGCTATTGACATCTTGGGCTTCACCGGTGAGGAGAAAATCGGCATATACAAGCTGACTGGTGCTGTGGTGCATCATGGCAACATGAAATTCAAGCAGAAGCAGCGTGAGGAGCAGGCTGAACCTGATGGCAATGAGG TGGCTGATAAAATCGCCTACCTTTTGGGCTTGAACTCAGCTGACATGCTGAAATGTCTGTGCTATCCAAGAGTCAAGGTCGGAAATGAGATGGTGACCAAAGGTCAAACCGTTTCACAG GTCAACAATTCCGTCTCAGCTCTGTGCAAGTCTATCTATGAGAAAATGTTCTTGTGGATGGTCATCCGTATCAATGAGATGCTCGACACAAAGCAAGCAAGACAATACTACATTGGTGTGCTGGATATCGCTGGGTTTGAGATCTTTGAT TACAACAGCTTGGAGCAGCTTTGCATCAACTTCACCAATGAGAAACTGCAACAGTTTTTCAACCACCACATGTTTGTTCTGGAGCAAGAGGAGTACAAGAAAGAAGGCATTGAATGGGAGTTCATTGACTTTGGTATGGACTTGGCTGCCTGCATTGAGCTTATTGAGAAG CCAATGGGCATCTTCTCCATCCTTGAAGAGGAGTGCATGTTCCCTAAGGCCTCTGACACAACTTTCAAGAACAAGCTACACGATCAGCACCTTGGCAAGACCAAGGCCTTTGAGAAGCCAAAGCCTGCAAAGGGCAAGGCTGAAGCTCACTTCTCCCTGGTTCACTATGCCGGTACAGTGGACTACAACATCACTGGCTGGCTGGAGAAGAACAAGGACCCACTGAACGACTCAGTTGTTCAGCTGTACCAGAAATCTTCAAACAAACTGCTTGCTCTTCTGTATGCATCCCATTTTGCAGCTGACG AGGCTGCTGCTGGCAAGAAGGGTGCTAAGAAGAAGGGTGGTTCCTTCCAGACTGTGTCTTGTCTTTTCAGA GAGAACTTGGGCAAGCTGATGACCAACTTGAGGAGCACACATCCTCACTTTGTACGTTGCCTGATTCCCAATGAGACAAAGACCCCAG GTCTGATGGAGAACTTCTTGGTCATCCACCAGCTGAGGTGTAACGGTGTGCTGGAGGGCATCAGAATCTGCAGAAAGGGCTTCCCCAGCAGAATCCTCTACGGTGACTTCAAGCAGAG ATACAAAGTACTGAATGCCAGCGTCATCCCTGAGGGACAGTTCATTGACAACaagaaagctgcagagaagctgTTGGGCTCCATTGATGTGGACCACACTCAGTACAAGTTTGGGCACACAAAG GTGTTCTTCAAAGCTGGTCTGCTGGGTACCCTGGAGGAAATGAGAGATGACAAACTGGCTACGCTGGTGACCATGACTCAGGCCCTCTGCAGAGGATTTGTCATGAGGAAGGTGTTTGCTAAGATGATGGAGAGGAg GGAATCTATTTATTCAATCCAATACAACATTCGTTCATTCATGAACGTGAAAAACTGGCCATGGATGCATCTGTACTTCAAGATCAAGCCTCTTCTGAAGAGTGCTGAGACTGAGAAGGAACTGAGTCAGATGAAGGAGAACTATGATAAGATGAAGACAGACCTGGCTACTGCCTTGGCCAAGAAGAAGGAACTGGAAGAGAAAAtggtttctctgctgcaggagaagaatgaCCTGCAACTGCAAGTGGCTTCA GAAGGGGATAATCTCTCAGATGCTGAGGAAAGGTGTGAAGGGCTCATTAAGAGCAAAATCCAGTTTGAGGCTAAACTCAAAGAGACAACTGAAAGactggaggatgaagaggaaatcAATGCTGAGCTGACTGCCaagaagaggaagctggaggatgAATGCTCTGAGCTGAAGAAGGACATTGATGACCTGGAGCTCACCTTGGCTaaagtggagaaggagaaacatgCCACAGAAAACAAG gTGAAAAACCTGACAGAGGAAATGGCATCCCAAGATGAGTCCATTGCCAAGTTGACCAAGGAGAAGAAAGCCCTCCAAGAGAGCCACCAGCAAACACTGGATGATCTCCaggcagaggaagacaaagtcaACACTCTGACCAAGGCCAAGACAAAGCTGGAACAGCAAGTGGATGAT CTTGAGGGATCACTGGAGCAAGAGAAGAAGCTCCGCATGGACCTTGAGAGAGCCAAGAGGAAGCTTGAGGGAGACCTGAAACTGGCCCAGGAATCCCTCATGGATCTGGAGAATGACAAGCAGCAGTCTGATGAGAAAATCAAGAA GAGGGACTTTGAAATAAGTCAGCTCCTGAGCAAGATTGAGGATGAACAGTCCCTTGCTGCTCAGCTTCAGAAGAAGATCAAGGAACTCCAG GCTCGCatcgaggagctggaggaggagattgaGGCTGAGAGGGCTGCTAGGGCCAAGGTTGAGAAACAGAGGGCTGACCTCTCCAGGGAGCTTGAGGAGATCAGCGAGAGGCTTGAGGAAGCTGGTGGAGCAACAGCCTCTCAGATTGAGATGAACAAGAAGCGTGAGGCTGAGTTCCAGAAGATGCGTCGCGACCTAGAGGAGTCAACCCTGCAGCATGAAGCTACCGCATCAGCTCTTCGCAAGAAGCAGGCGGACAGTGTTGCAGAGTTGGGTGAGCAGATCGACAACCTCCAGCGTGTTAAGCAGAAGCTGGAGAAGGAAAAGAGCGAGTACAAGATGGAGATTGATGACCTCTCCAGCAACATGGAGTCAGTTGCAAAAGCAAAG GGCAACTTGGAGAAAATGTGCAGAACTCTAGAGGACCAGCTGAGTGAGCTCAAATCCAAAAATGATGAGAATATTCGTCAGCTGAATGACATTAATGCACAAAGGGCAAGATTGCTGACAGAGAATG GTGAGTTCTCTCGCCAGCTTGAGGAGAAAGAAGCTCTTGTTTCCCAGCTGACCAGAGGCAAACAGGCTTACACTCAGCAGATTGAGGAGCTTAAGAGACACattgaggaggaagtgaag GCCAAGAACGCCCTGGCCCACGCCGTTCAGTCATCCCGCCATGACTGCGATCTGCTCAGAGAGCAGtttgaggaggagcaggaggccaaGGCTGAGCTCCAGAGAGGCATGTCCAAGGCCAACAGTGAGGTGGCTCAGTGGAGAAGCAAATATGAGACTGATGCTATCCAGCGCACGGAGGAACTGGAGGAGTCCAA GAAAAAGCTTGCCCAGCGCCTGCAGGATGCTGAGGAGTCCATCGAGGCTGTGAACTCCAAGTGTGCCTCTTTGGAGAAGACCAAGCAGAGGCTGCAGGCTGAGGTGGAGGACCTCATGATTGATGTGGAGAGAGCTAATTCTCTGGCCGCCAACCTTGACAAGAAGCAGAGGAACTTTGACAAG GTCCTGGCAGAATGGAAACAGAAGTATGAAGAGGGCCAGTCTGAGCTGGAAGGATCCCTGAAGGAGGCTCGCTCCCTCAGCACTGAACTGTTCAAGATGAAGAACTCTTATGAGGAGTCTCTGGATCAGTTGGAGACATtgaagagagaaaataagaacCTTCAGC AGGAGATCTCAGACCTGACTGAACAGCTTGGTGAGACTGGAAAGACCATCCATGAGCTGGACAAAGCAAAGAAATCTGCAGAGAGTGAGAAGGCTGAGATTCAGACAGCACTGGAGGAAGCTGAG gGCACACTGGAACATGAGGAGGCCAAGATTCTCCGTATTCAGCTTGAGCTCAACCAGATCAAAGGTGAGGTTGACAGGAAGCTGGcagagaaggatgaggagatGGAGCAGATCAAGAGGAACAGCCAGAGGGTGATGGACTCCATGCAGAGCGCTCTTGATGCTGAGGTCAGGAGCAGGAACGATGCCCTGAGAGtcaagaagaagatggagggagaccTGAATGAGATGGAGGTTCAGCTGAGCCACGCCAACAGGCAGGCTTCTGAGGCCCAGAAACAACTGAGGAATGTCCAGGGACAGCTCAAG GATGCCCTATTGCACCTTGACGACGCTGTCAGAGGACAGGAGGACATGAAGGAGCAGGTTGCCATGGTGGAGCGCAGAAATGGTCTGATGGTGGCTGAGATTGAGGAGCTGAGAGTCGCtctggagcagacagagagaggacgcAAAGTGGCTGAGCAGGAGCTGGTTGATGCTAGTGAGCGTGTTGGCCTGCTTCACTCTCAG AACACCAGTCTGCTGAACACCAAGAAGAAGCTGGAGTCTGACTTTGTCCAGGTTCAGGGTGAAGTTGATGATGCTGTTCAGGAAGCAAGGAATGCTGAGGAGAAAGCTAAAAAGGCTATCACTGAT GCTGCCATGATGgctgaggagctgaagaaggagCAGGACACCAGTGCTCAtctggagaggatgaagaagaaccTGGAGGTCACAGTCAAGGACCTGCAGCACCGTCTGGATGAGGCTGAGAACCTCGCCATGAAGGGTGGCAAGAAGCAGCTCCAGAAACTGGAGTCCAGG GTGCGTGAGCTGGAAAGTGAAGTGGAGGCCGAGCAGAGACGTGGAGCTGATGCTGTTAAAGGAGTCCGCAAATatgagaggagagtgaaggagctgtCCTACCAG GCTGAGGAGGACAAGAAGAACTTGACCAGGCTTCAGGATCTGGTGGACAAGCTGCAGCTCAAAGTCAAGGCTTACAAGAGACAGGCTGAGGATGCT gaggagcaggccaACACTCATATGTCCAGGTGCAGGAAGGTTCAGAACGAGATGGAAGAGGCTCAGGAGCGCGCTGACATTGCTGAGTCTCAGGTCAACAAGATGAGAGTCAAGAGCCGTGATATTGGAAAG